The proteins below are encoded in one region of Paenisporosarcina cavernae:
- a CDS encoding S-layer homology domain-containing protein, which produces MKKLLLSILFLILLVPTQALAAGFSDVPTNHWAYASIDKLTKQNILNGYTNGTFLPSKPVTRAEAALIIARATVNNKPTSFQAKFTDVPKNHPAYNAIQSLTELGVFSNSVKFNPDKILWRSEMSKIIVEAYDIIVDDNNEVFFPDMSPRTWYFPYATTIAEVKISEGLTPLKFGPGYATTRAQLATFIDRAMTFKQKRDAGIITYDKTKKQYLDSTISTTDDFALETIHLVNIERAKEGLNPLKEDGSLSKIAFIKAKDMVENDYFDHVSPTYGQPWDMAKHFNYSYSYFGENIALGQRTPAEVVNDWMNSSGHRANILNPNYTQIGASAYKNSQGRIYWVHMFAKK; this is translated from the coding sequence GTGAAAAAACTTTTATTATCCATCTTATTTCTCATCTTACTTGTACCAACACAAGCATTAGCTGCTGGATTTTCGGATGTCCCAACGAATCACTGGGCATACGCTTCCATCGATAAACTAACAAAACAGAATATCTTGAATGGCTACACAAACGGTACCTTTCTACCTTCTAAGCCAGTTACGCGTGCAGAAGCGGCACTAATAATCGCTAGGGCGACTGTAAATAATAAACCAACATCTTTCCAAGCGAAATTCACAGATGTTCCTAAGAACCATCCTGCATACAACGCGATTCAATCGTTGACGGAATTAGGTGTTTTTTCAAATTCGGTAAAGTTCAATCCAGATAAAATCTTGTGGAGAAGTGAAATGTCGAAAATAATCGTGGAAGCTTATGACATTATTGTAGATGACAATAATGAAGTGTTCTTCCCGGATATGTCACCGAGAACGTGGTATTTCCCATATGCCACCACAATTGCAGAAGTCAAGATTTCAGAGGGACTTACTCCTTTAAAATTTGGACCAGGGTATGCGACAACTCGTGCACAATTAGCCACATTTATTGATCGTGCAATGACATTTAAACAAAAACGTGACGCTGGAATTATTACGTATGATAAAACGAAAAAGCAGTACCTAGATTCAACAATTTCTACAACAGACGACTTTGCACTGGAAACAATTCATCTTGTCAATATTGAACGTGCAAAAGAAGGGTTAAATCCGTTAAAAGAAGATGGATCACTTTCAAAAATCGCTTTTATAAAAGCAAAAGATATGGTGGAAAACGATTATTTCGACCACGTTTCACCAACATACGGTCAGCCGTGGGACATGGCTAAACACTTTAACTATAGTTATTCCTACTTTGGAGAAAATATTGCATTAGGGCAGCGCACTCCTGCAGAAGTCGTGAATGATTGGATGAATTCTTCCGGTCACCGAGCAAATATCTTAAATCCTAACTACACACAAATTGGCGCGTCCGCCTATAAAAATAGTCAAGGCAGAATTTATTGGGTGCATATGTTTGCGAAAAAATAG
- a CDS encoding VanZ family protein — protein sequence MLFAAWVATLDEIHQYITGGRTPTWRDII from the coding sequence ATCCTTTTTGCAGCGTGGGTGGCCACACTTGATGAAATTCACCAATATATAACTGGTGGCAGAACCCCAACCTGGCGCGATATTATCTAA